One Chlorobaculum limnaeum genomic window carries:
- a CDS encoding ArsA family ATPase → MRIILYLGKGGVGKTTVSASTATAIARSGKRVLIMSTDVAHSLADAFGVELSSTPLEVEKNLFAMEVNVLAEIRENWTELYSYFSSILMHDGANEVVAEELAIVPGMEEMISLRYIWKAAKSGLYDAVVVDAAPTGETMRLLGMPESYGWYSEKIGGWHSKAIGFAAPLLSKFMPKKNIFKLMPEVNEHMKELHGMLQDKSITTFRVVLNPENMVIKEALRVQTYLNLFGYKLDAAVVNKVLPSNSSDPYLQSLIDQQAKYLRVIDNCFYPVPIFRAMQSSREVISTDRLYDLSQELFTGRNPMEVLYTNDKTQTLEKIDGKYVLSLYLPNVEVDKLAVNIKGDELLVDINNFRKSIVLPNVLVGRKTEGADFEQGTLNITFAN, encoded by the coding sequence ATGAGAATCATCCTTTACCTGGGCAAAGGCGGAGTGGGCAAGACCACTGTATCGGCTTCCACAGCGACAGCGATCGCTCGCAGCGGCAAGCGCGTGCTGATCATGAGCACCGATGTCGCCCATAGCCTGGCCGATGCGTTCGGCGTCGAATTGAGTTCGACTCCTCTGGAGGTCGAGAAAAATCTCTTTGCCATGGAGGTGAACGTTCTTGCAGAAATCCGGGAAAACTGGACCGAGCTGTACTCCTACTTCTCTTCGATTCTCATGCATGACGGCGCGAATGAAGTCGTCGCCGAAGAGCTGGCTATCGTGCCCGGCATGGAGGAGATGATCAGCCTCCGCTATATCTGGAAAGCCGCGAAATCCGGTCTCTACGACGCGGTTGTCGTCGATGCGGCTCCGACCGGCGAGACCATGCGCTTGCTCGGCATGCCTGAATCCTACGGCTGGTACTCCGAGAAGATCGGCGGCTGGCACTCCAAGGCGATCGGCTTTGCCGCGCCCTTGCTGAGCAAATTCATGCCAAAGAAGAACATCTTCAAGCTCATGCCCGAAGTGAACGAGCACATGAAGGAGCTGCACGGCATGTTGCAGGACAAGAGCATCACGACCTTCAGGGTGGTGCTCAATCCGGAGAACATGGTCATCAAGGAGGCGTTGCGCGTTCAGACCTACCTCAATCTTTTCGGTTACAAGCTCGATGCGGCTGTCGTCAACAAGGTGCTGCCTTCGAACTCAAGCGATCCGTATCTCCAGAGCCTGATTGACCAGCAAGCCAAGTATCTCCGCGTGATCGACAACTGCTTCTACCCGGTGCCGATTTTCAGGGCGATGCAGTCTTCCAGGGAGGTTATCAGCACGGACAGGCTGTATGACCTGAGCCAGGAGCTTTTCACTGGCCGTAATCCGATGGAGGTGCTCTACACCAACGACAAGACCCAGACGCTCGAAAAAATCGACGGCAAATACGTGCTCAGCCTCTATCTGCCGAATGTCGAGGTGGACAAGCTCGCGGTGAACATCAAGGGGGACGAGCTGCTGGTCGATATCAACAACTTCCGCAAGAGCATCGTGCTGCCAAACGTGCTGGTAGGCCGCAAGACCGAAGGCGCCGATTTCGAACAGGGTACGCTGAATATCACCTTCGCGAACTGA
- a CDS encoding dihydroorotate dehydrogenase electron transfer subunit, producing the protein MLQTSTISDVRTRITAIRPAGADVSILSMPCPEIAAAARPGNFVNIKVSAGDQPLLRRPFCIHNVQGDTIDVMVKNVGRGTSLLCEASCGESLLVLGPLGNSFGTGTGEFDTALCVSGGIGTAPMLFLEKTLASEGIPFHHLAGGRSKSDLLTTGLSNVSTSTDDGSEGFHGNVVQLLEKHLAERTNAGRVKVFACGPNPMLKALARFCKDRAIGCELSLESVMGCGVGICYGCMVELSNADGEKESILLCREGPVIDGERFTA; encoded by the coding sequence ATGCTTCAGACCAGCACCATTTCCGACGTCAGAACCCGCATTACGGCCATCCGGCCAGCGGGAGCGGATGTCTCGATCCTGTCGATGCCTTGCCCCGAAATCGCCGCTGCGGCCCGGCCGGGAAACTTCGTCAACATCAAGGTCAGCGCTGGCGATCAGCCGCTGCTCAGGCGTCCCTTCTGCATCCATAACGTACAGGGCGACACCATCGATGTCATGGTGAAAAACGTTGGCCGCGGCACCTCGCTGCTTTGCGAGGCATCGTGCGGCGAGAGCCTCCTGGTGCTCGGCCCGCTCGGCAACTCGTTCGGCACCGGCACCGGAGAGTTCGATACCGCGCTCTGCGTCTCCGGCGGCATCGGCACCGCTCCGATGCTGTTTCTCGAAAAAACGCTGGCCTCGGAGGGAATTCCGTTCCATCACCTGGCGGGAGGCCGAAGCAAGTCAGATCTCCTGACCACCGGTCTTTCCAACGTCAGCACTTCGACCGACGACGGTTCCGAAGGGTTTCACGGCAATGTGGTGCAACTGCTCGAAAAGCATCTGGCTGAGCGGACGAACGCCGGACGGGTCAAGGTGTTCGCCTGCGGCCCGAATCCGATGCTCAAGGCGCTCGCCCGCTTCTGCAAGGATCGCGCCATTGGGTGCGAACTGTCGCTCGAATCGGTCATGGGTTGCGGCGTCGGCATCTGTTACGGTTGCATGGTCGAACTCAGCAACGCCGACGGCGAAAAGGAGAGCATCCTGCTCTGCCGCGAAGGGCCGGTCATCGACGGTGAGCGTTTCACCGCCTGA
- a CDS encoding bacteriochlorophyll c-binding family protein, translating into MSGGGVFTDILAAAGRIFEVMVEGHWETVGMLFDSLGKGTMRINRNAYGSMGGGSLRGSSPEVSGYAVPTKAVESKFAK; encoded by the coding sequence ATGAGTGGAGGAGGCGTCTTTACCGACATTTTAGCCGCCGCAGGCCGTATTTTCGAAGTTATGGTCGAAGGTCACTGGGAAACCGTCGGTATGCTTTTTGACTCGCTGGGCAAAGGCACCATGAGGATCAACCGCAATGCTTACGGCTCTATGGGCGGTGGCAGCCTTCGTGGTTCTTCCCCCGAGGTATCCGGCTATGCCGTTCCTACCAAAGCTGTTGAATCGAAGTTTGCCAAATAA
- a CDS encoding chlorosome protein C, whose product MSESYQKLRKDFKELDFTDRLTFLAESLLLTGQSAIVGGLEVAGSVAETVAGTVGSLVDASGIGNILGGSGGVVGETIDRVAITVKDVSRSAGELYSDAVKNVENATSNAAKAVGDAGVSASEAVKNLAGSFQKTTVNK is encoded by the coding sequence ATGTCAGAGTCGTATCAGAAACTTCGCAAAGACTTCAAGGAACTCGATTTCACCGACAGGCTTACCTTTCTTGCGGAAAGTCTGCTTCTGACCGGTCAGAGCGCCATTGTCGGCGGTCTTGAAGTGGCTGGCAGCGTTGCCGAGACGGTCGCGGGAACGGTCGGCTCTCTTGTCGATGCATCGGGCATCGGAAATATTCTCGGCGGTTCGGGCGGCGTTGTCGGCGAAACCATCGACCGCGTGGCGATCACCGTGAAAGATGTCTCACGTTCGGCTGGCGAACTGTACAGCGATGCCGTGAAGAATGTCGAAAACGCTACCAGCAATGCCGCCAAAGCGGTTGGTGATGCCGGAGTTTCGGCCTCCGAGGCGGTAAAGAACCTTGCTGGCTCGTTCCAGAAAACCACTGTGAATAAATAA
- the acpS gene encoding holo-ACP synthase has translation MAEVGVDIVELARIRSIYDRFGQTFMKKILTGAEMAQCLTKPDPVASLAGRFAAKEAVSKALGTGISKGLFWHSIEVLNDEAGKPCVTIHAADFSGRISLSISHDRHSAVAMALYEKA, from the coding sequence ATGGCGGAGGTTGGCGTTGATATTGTCGAGCTGGCGCGCATCCGCTCGATTTACGACCGTTTCGGCCAGACCTTCATGAAGAAAATCCTGACCGGAGCCGAAATGGCCCAGTGCCTCACAAAGCCCGATCCCGTGGCGAGCCTCGCCGGACGTTTTGCCGCCAAGGAAGCGGTCTCGAAGGCGCTCGGCACCGGCATCTCGAAGGGCCTGTTCTGGCACTCCATCGAGGTGCTGAACGACGAGGCGGGCAAACCCTGCGTGACGATTCATGCCGCAGATTTTTCAGGTCGGATCAGCCTCTCCATTTCGCACGACCGCCACTCCGCCGTAGCGATGGCGCTGTACGAGAAGGCGTGA
- the nadC gene encoding carboxylating nicotinate-nucleotide diphosphorylase: MTEKRTNIAFREFFETCRLKALQLALEEDRYLGDITTEATVDPAQQGLGYIEAKAEGIIAGIEVARQVFQSSDASLEFTACVKDGKRVYPGERILEVRGRIASILFGERTALNFMQRMSGIATRTNMYVERVSHTNTAILDTRKTAPALRFYDKDAVRIGGGTNHRFGLFDMILIKDNHIDAAGSVEEAVKRAKAYCEKQGVAVKIETEVRSISELVRACASRPDMILLDNFMVDDLAEAVRWVKANGFGNILLEASGNIGLHNVSEVAMTGVDFISVGELTHSVKALDMSMKIERA, from the coding sequence ATGACAGAAAAAAGAACCAATATCGCGTTCAGGGAATTTTTCGAGACCTGCCGGTTGAAAGCCTTGCAGCTCGCGCTCGAAGAGGATCGTTATCTGGGGGACATCACCACCGAGGCGACCGTCGATCCGGCCCAGCAGGGGCTCGGCTATATCGAGGCCAAGGCCGAGGGGATCATTGCCGGAATCGAGGTCGCCCGGCAGGTGTTCCAGTCGTCGGACGCCTCGCTGGAGTTCACGGCCTGCGTCAAGGATGGCAAGCGGGTCTATCCGGGTGAGCGGATTCTCGAAGTCAGGGGGCGCATTGCCTCGATTCTCTTCGGCGAGCGGACGGCGCTCAATTTCATGCAGCGGATGTCCGGCATCGCCACCCGGACGAACATGTATGTCGAGCGGGTCAGCCACACCAACACAGCCATTCTCGATACCCGGAAGACCGCGCCAGCCCTGCGCTTTTACGACAAGGACGCCGTGCGGATCGGCGGCGGCACCAACCACCGCTTCGGGCTGTTCGACATGATTCTCATCAAGGACAATCATATCGACGCCGCAGGCAGCGTGGAGGAGGCGGTCAAACGGGCGAAGGCGTATTGCGAGAAGCAGGGCGTGGCGGTGAAGATCGAAACCGAAGTTCGCAGCATTTCCGAGCTGGTTCGCGCATGCGCCAGCCGGCCGGACATGATTCTGCTCGACAACTTCATGGTTGATGACCTGGCCGAAGCGGTGCGCTGGGTCAAGGCGAACGGCTTCGGCAACATCCTGCTCGAAGCGTCGGGAAATATCGGCCTGCACAACGTTTCCGAAGTCGCCATGACCGGCGTCGATTTCATTTCGGTTGGCGAGCTGACGCACAGCGTCAAAGCGCTTGACATGTCGATGAAGATCGAAAGAGCTTAA
- a CDS encoding single-stranded DNA-binding protein, which translates to MARGLNKVMLIGHLGNDPERRETASGQTVVNFTLATSEGFKDSSGNFQERTEWHRIVVWGKLADICSQYLKKGRQVYIEGRLQTRSWDDSKTGEKKYTTEIVCSDMQMLGSGRDSGGGMGDSSYPQERQQYSRPSRPAEPPAGNYGERPSSGGAQEFEKDDLPF; encoded by the coding sequence ATGGCAAGAGGCTTGAACAAAGTAATGCTGATCGGTCACCTCGGCAACGATCCCGAACGCCGCGAAACCGCATCCGGCCAGACCGTCGTCAATTTCACCCTCGCGACCAGCGAAGGATTCAAGGACAGCAGCGGCAACTTCCAGGAGCGCACCGAGTGGCACCGCATCGTCGTTTGGGGCAAGCTGGCCGACATTTGCAGCCAGTACCTCAAGAAAGGGCGTCAGGTCTACATCGAAGGCCGCCTTCAGACCCGCTCATGGGATGACAGCAAGACTGGCGAAAAAAAATACACCACCGAAATCGTGTGCAGCGACATGCAGATGCTCGGCTCCGGCCGGGACTCCGGCGGCGGCATGGGCGATTCATCCTACCCGCAGGAACGGCAGCAGTATTCTCGCCCGTCGAGGCCAGCCGAACCCCCCGCCGGGAATTACGGCGAGCGCCCCTCTTCCGGCGGCGCGCAGGAGTTCGAGAAGGACGACCTGCCTTTCTGA
- a CDS encoding M16 family metallopeptidase: MRKNIVSPSGGNAAYSEERLSTGLVESGTLSNGLRIVSNLVPYVHSVTLGLWIDAGSREDPEGLEGMAHFIEHALFKGTQKRDYVEIARCIEETGGYIDAWTTKEQTCLCIRCLREHLHLAFDLLADLCCNPLFPPGEIDKEKEVVLEEIASVNDTPEELVFEDFDRRTFPAHPLGTPILGTEESVERLTVEEIRNFMRRYYTPSKMLVTAVGNIDHAEVTSLADSFLGHLKNEPQEDSSRRLFDLSTYKPFNVTLKKSVFQSQILLGAICPRDDRRFWGLMALNAMLSSGMSSILNLELREKRGLVYQAYSSVSFYDELTAFNIYAGTDKGKTAKTLDTIGKLLSGNTMKEPDPAELAAAKSKMLGSMILGMEKMTRRMSNIAQDVFYFGRYVSPAEKAGMIEEVTIAEIAMTVDSLGLPDRLSTLVYKPGR; this comes from the coding sequence GTGAGAAAAAATATCGTATCACCCTCCGGCGGCAACGCAGCATATTCCGAAGAACGCCTCTCGACCGGACTCGTCGAAAGCGGAACCCTCTCCAACGGCCTGCGCATCGTCAGCAATCTCGTTCCATACGTACACAGCGTCACGCTCGGCCTGTGGATCGACGCCGGTTCCCGCGAAGACCCCGAGGGGCTGGAGGGAATGGCGCACTTCATCGAGCACGCGCTCTTCAAGGGCACGCAGAAGCGGGATTACGTGGAAATCGCCCGCTGCATCGAAGAGACCGGCGGCTACATCGACGCCTGGACCACCAAGGAGCAGACCTGCCTCTGCATCCGCTGCCTTCGGGAGCACCTGCATCTCGCTTTCGACCTCTTGGCCGACCTCTGCTGCAATCCGCTCTTTCCGCCCGGCGAGATCGACAAGGAGAAAGAGGTGGTGCTCGAAGAGATCGCCAGCGTGAACGACACCCCGGAAGAGCTGGTCTTCGAGGATTTCGACCGCCGCACATTCCCCGCGCATCCGCTCGGTACGCCGATTCTCGGCACCGAGGAGAGCGTGGAGCGACTCACCGTCGAAGAGATCAGGAACTTCATGCGCCGTTACTACACGCCGTCGAAGATGCTCGTCACAGCAGTCGGCAACATCGATCACGCCGAAGTCACCTCGCTGGCCGACTCGTTTTTGGGACACCTAAAGAACGAGCCGCAGGAAGATTCGTCGCGGCGGCTCTTCGATCTTTCGACCTACAAGCCATTCAACGTGACGCTGAAAAAGAGCGTGTTCCAGTCGCAGATTCTGCTCGGCGCGATCTGCCCGCGAGACGACCGGCGCTTCTGGGGACTCATGGCGCTGAACGCGATGCTGTCGAGCGGCATGAGCTCCATTCTGAACCTTGAACTTCGCGAAAAGCGCGGACTGGTCTACCAGGCCTACTCCTCTGTCTCGTTTTATGACGAGCTGACGGCCTTCAACATCTACGCGGGAACCGACAAGGGCAAAACCGCCAAAACCCTCGACACCATCGGCAAGCTGTTAAGCGGCAATACAATGAAGGAACCCGATCCCGCCGAACTCGCGGCGGCCAAATCGAAGATGCTCGGCTCAATGATCCTCGGCATGGAAAAGATGACCCGGCGCATGTCCAACATCGCGCAGGATGTTTTTTATTTCGGGCGATATGTGTCGCCTGCCGAAAAAGCAGGGATGATCGAAGAGGTGACGATTGCCGAGATCGCCATGACGGTCGATTCGCTTGGCCTCCCCGACCGGCTCTCGACGCTGGTTTACAAACCCGGACGGTAA
- the tig gene encoding trigger factor has product MQKNITNVSEIAQELEIILTADEYQPEYDLELEEARRSVRIKGFRQGHVPAGMLKRMIGPSIEASVAEKMASKHFAAIAEEEKINPASRAQIESYNFENGNLTIRISYEIHPEFELKDFSGFTFTQAEYTVTDEDVDREINLILRGHGTMVTSEEAAVAGDTVIGDVTKLDAEGADVEGSKNENHHFNLEYLPADNPFRMALEGKKAGDVVEVTVEPRQEGGETSRFRVEIKEVKRLELPELDDELVKEISQQRFEKVEDFRNDVRLQIQAHFSDKSEHDLLEAISAKLIEEHPVPTPKAMVAQFQNMLLENAKRQVGGQFPKGLDEREFFNTMKPNAEKHARWLLVSQKIARESSLEVTDEDIKAYAEKEAEKEPSLTVDQLLNTYMSTEFKDYIIDTILKEKIYDVIKSKVSITKEATPIPEHNN; this is encoded by the coding sequence TTGCAAAAGAATATCACGAATGTCAGCGAAATCGCGCAGGAACTTGAAATCATTCTGACTGCCGATGAGTACCAGCCCGAATACGACCTTGAACTCGAAGAAGCCCGCCGCTCCGTCAGAATCAAAGGATTCAGGCAGGGGCACGTGCCCGCAGGCATGCTCAAACGCATGATCGGGCCGTCCATCGAGGCCAGCGTCGCCGAAAAGATGGCTTCGAAACATTTCGCCGCCATCGCCGAGGAGGAGAAGATCAATCCGGCCAGCCGCGCCCAGATCGAAAGCTATAACTTCGAGAACGGCAACCTGACCATTCGCATCTCCTACGAAATCCATCCCGAATTCGAGCTGAAGGATTTCAGCGGATTCACCTTCACCCAGGCCGAATATACAGTCACTGACGAAGATGTCGATCGTGAAATCAATCTGATTCTCCGCGGCCACGGAACCATGGTGACCAGCGAAGAAGCGGCTGTCGCGGGCGACACCGTCATCGGCGACGTCACCAAGCTCGATGCCGAAGGCGCCGACGTCGAAGGCTCGAAGAACGAAAACCACCACTTCAACCTCGAATACCTCCCGGCGGACAACCCGTTCCGCATGGCTCTCGAAGGCAAGAAAGCCGGCGATGTCGTGGAAGTGACCGTCGAACCCAGGCAGGAGGGCGGCGAAACGAGCCGGTTCCGCGTAGAGATCAAGGAGGTCAAGCGCCTCGAGCTGCCGGAGCTGGACGACGAGCTGGTCAAAGAGATCAGCCAGCAGCGCTTCGAGAAGGTCGAAGACTTCAGAAACGATGTCCGCTTGCAGATTCAGGCGCACTTTTCCGACAAATCCGAGCATGACCTGCTCGAAGCCATTTCAGCGAAACTGATCGAAGAGCATCCGGTGCCGACTCCGAAAGCCATGGTCGCCCAGTTCCAGAACATGCTGCTCGAGAACGCCAAGCGCCAGGTTGGCGGTCAGTTCCCCAAAGGTCTCGACGAGCGCGAGTTCTTCAACACCATGAAGCCGAACGCCGAAAAGCACGCCCGCTGGCTTCTGGTCAGCCAGAAGATCGCCAGGGAGAGCAGCCTTGAAGTGACTGACGAGGACATCAAGGCCTACGCCGAAAAAGAGGCTGAAAAAGAGCCTTCACTCACCGTGGATCAGCTCCTCAACACCTACATGTCCACCGAGTTCAAGGACTACATCATCGACACGATCCTGAAGGAGAAAATCTACGACGTGATCAAATCCAAGGTGAGCATCACCAAAGAGGCGACTCCGATTCCGGAGCACAACAACTGA
- the folB gene encoding dihydroneopterin aldolase: protein MKLHHRSCVRLVNAVFYARHGVHEEERCLGGRYEVDAEVVFDTTEAAATDDITKTVDYSKAYAIISEVMTSGEPAALIETLAARAAARLIEELVIAEKVTVRVRKRVVPLGGLCDYAEAEHTIEKR from the coding sequence ATGAAACTTCATCATCGTTCCTGCGTCAGGCTCGTCAATGCTGTTTTTTATGCCCGGCACGGCGTCCACGAAGAGGAGCGCTGCCTCGGCGGGCGGTACGAGGTCGATGCCGAAGTTGTTTTCGACACCACGGAAGCCGCCGCGACCGACGACATCACGAAAACTGTCGATTACAGCAAGGCTTACGCGATCATCAGCGAGGTCATGACCTCCGGCGAACCTGCAGCGCTCATCGAGACGCTTGCCGCAAGAGCGGCGGCGAGGCTGATCGAAGAGCTGGTCATCGCGGAAAAGGTCACAGTCAGGGTGCGCAAGCGCGTGGTGCCGCTCGGCGGGCTGTGCGATTATGCCGAGGCCGAACACACCATCGAAAAGCGTTGA
- the folK gene encoding 2-amino-4-hydroxy-6-hydroxymethyldihydropteridine diphosphokinase — translation MEPVTAYIGIGSNVGDRLGYLQQAVDHLSRMPDTYVTGVSRVYMTEPFGDPDQERYFNAVVEVRTSLDPAEFRARCKAIEHELGRPDQYRRWSPRTIDLDILLYGDRCIKNELLVIPHAEMHRRKFVLVPLLDIANPLHPRLHHPIAELLKSCDDRSAPVRLVEKLKIGQV, via the coding sequence ATGGAGCCTGTCACCGCCTATATCGGCATCGGCTCGAATGTCGGAGACCGTCTCGGCTACCTTCAGCAGGCCGTTGACCATCTGTCACGGATGCCGGACACTTACGTGACCGGAGTGTCGAGAGTCTACATGACCGAGCCGTTCGGCGACCCCGACCAGGAGCGCTACTTCAACGCCGTGGTCGAGGTGCGAACCTCGCTCGATCCGGCAGAGTTCCGCGCCCGCTGCAAGGCAATCGAGCACGAGCTGGGCCGCCCCGACCAGTACCGGCGCTGGAGTCCGAGAACCATCGACCTCGACATCCTGCTCTATGGCGACCGGTGCATCAAAAACGAGCTGCTTGTCATTCCCCATGCCGAGATGCACCGCCGGAAATTCGTGCTCGTGCCGCTGCTCGACATCGCCAACCCGCTCCACCCCCGGCTGCACCACCCCATCGCCGAGCTGCTGAAAAGCTGCGACGACCGCTCGGCTCCGGTAAGGCTGGTGGAAAAATTGAAGATCGGTCAGGTCTGA
- a CDS encoding TRC40/GET3/ArsA family transport-energizing ATPase — protein sequence MRILTFTGKGGVGKTSVSAATAVRLSEMGHRTLVLSTDPAHSLSDSFNLQLGAEPTKIKENLHAIEVNPYVDLKQNWHSVQKYYTRIFMAQGVSGVMADEMTILPGMEELFSLLRIKRYKSAGLYDALVLDTAPTGETLRLLSLPDTLSWGMKAVKNVNKYIVRPLSKPLSKMSDKIAYYIPPEDAIESVDQVFDELEDIREILTDNVKSTVRLVMNAEKMSIKETMRALTYLNLYGFKVDMVLVNKLLDTQENSGYLEKWKGIQQKYLGEIEEGFSPLPVKKLKMYDQEIVGVKSLEVFARDMYGDTDPSDMMYDEPPIKFVRKGDLYEVQLKLMFANPVDIDVWVTGDELYVQIGNQRKIITLPISLTGLEPGDAVFKDKWLHIPFDLEKQGHHHRTREFNKA from the coding sequence ATGCGTATATTAACTTTTACTGGTAAGGGTGGTGTGGGCAAGACGAGCGTCTCGGCCGCCACGGCAGTTCGTCTTTCCGAAATGGGTCATCGTACCCTCGTGCTTTCCACCGATCCCGCCCACAGCCTTTCAGACTCTTTCAACCTCCAGCTTGGCGCCGAGCCGACCAAGATCAAGGAAAATCTTCACGCCATCGAGGTGAACCCCTACGTTGACCTCAAGCAGAACTGGCATTCGGTACAGAAGTACTACACCCGCATTTTCATGGCCCAGGGCGTTTCGGGCGTCATGGCCGACGAGATGACGATCCTGCCCGGCATGGAGGAGCTGTTCTCCCTGCTCAGGATCAAACGTTACAAATCCGCCGGTCTGTACGACGCGCTCGTGCTCGACACCGCGCCTACCGGCGAAACCCTCCGCCTGCTCTCCCTGCCCGACACTCTCTCATGGGGCATGAAGGCGGTCAAGAACGTCAACAAATACATTGTCCGTCCGCTCAGCAAGCCGCTGTCGAAAATGTCGGACAAGATTGCCTATTACATCCCTCCGGAAGACGCCATCGAATCGGTCGATCAGGTATTCGACGAACTCGAAGACATCCGCGAGATTCTGACCGACAACGTCAAATCAACGGTCCGCCTGGTTATGAATGCCGAAAAGATGTCGATCAAGGAGACCATGCGCGCCCTGACCTACCTGAACCTCTACGGCTTCAAGGTCGATATGGTGCTGGTCAACAAGCTGCTCGACACGCAGGAGAACAGCGGTTACCTCGAAAAGTGGAAAGGCATCCAGCAGAAATATCTCGGCGAGATCGAAGAGGGGTTCTCTCCGCTTCCGGTTAAAAAGCTCAAGATGTACGATCAGGAGATCGTCGGTGTCAAGTCGCTCGAAGTGTTCGCTCGCGATATGTACGGCGATACCGATCCATCCGACATGATGTATGACGAGCCGCCGATCAAGTTTGTCCGCAAGGGCGACCTCTATGAAGTGCAGCTCAAGCTCATGTTCGCCAATCCGGTCGATATCGATGTCTGGGTTACTGGCGACGAACTGTATGTGCAGATCGGCAACCAGCGCAAGATCATCACGCTTCCGATCAGCCTGACCGGTCTCGAACCTGGCGATGCTGTCTTCAAGGACAAATGGCTTCATATTCCGTTTGACCTCGAAAAGCAGGGACACCATCACCGCACGAGAGAGTTCAACAAGGCTTGA
- a CDS encoding SDR family oxidoreductase → MSGIPILITGATGYIGARLLVDLIERFGDGVRCRATVREGSDASFLRNLPVEIVRADMHDPVALNEAVKGAEVVFHCAGLIAYTKNYRHRLYDTNVLGTRHVVDACLEAGVKRLVATSSIAAVGSSDLASGLRESNEQTAFTEWQRHNVYMESKHLSELECRRGVAEGLDVVMVNPGVVIGRNPEPGMPGSSSNEVLRMIYDGRLPLCPDGATGFVDVRDVADAHIAAWQKGITGERYIVVSENLSFRELFERIAALPGSRSGKAFRVGGVAGMAAGAGGELWSLLTQRPSFISIESLRQAAHPARYSNRRSVDELGMTYRPFDETLRSAIL, encoded by the coding sequence ATGTCAGGTATACCGATTCTCATCACCGGTGCAACGGGCTACATAGGGGCACGGCTTCTCGTCGATCTGATCGAACGGTTCGGCGATGGCGTCCGTTGCCGGGCCACCGTCCGGGAGGGATCGGATGCTTCGTTTCTGCGCAATTTGCCGGTCGAGATCGTTCGGGCCGACATGCACGATCCGGTTGCTCTCAACGAAGCGGTTAAAGGCGCGGAGGTCGTCTTCCACTGCGCGGGGCTGATCGCCTACACCAAAAATTATCGTCACCGGCTCTACGACACCAACGTGCTCGGTACCCGCCACGTCGTCGATGCCTGCCTGGAGGCGGGCGTGAAGCGGCTCGTCGCCACCAGCTCTATTGCCGCCGTCGGTTCCTCCGACTTGGCAAGCGGCCTGCGGGAGTCGAACGAGCAGACCGCCTTCACCGAGTGGCAGCGCCACAATGTCTACATGGAGTCCAAGCACCTGTCAGAGCTCGAATGCCGTCGCGGCGTTGCCGAGGGTCTCGACGTGGTGATGGTCAATCCCGGCGTGGTGATCGGCAGGAATCCCGAACCGGGGATGCCCGGCAGCAGCTCCAACGAGGTGCTCCGGATGATCTACGATGGCCGCCTGCCGCTCTGCCCCGATGGCGCGACGGGATTCGTCGATGTACGCGACGTGGCCGACGCCCATATCGCCGCATGGCAGAAGGGAATAACGGGAGAACGCTACATCGTCGTCAGCGAGAATCTCTCGTTCCGGGAGCTGTTCGAGCGAATCGCCGCGCTGCCCGGCAGCCGGAGCGGCAAGGCGTTCCGCGTCGGCGGAGTTGCCGGAATGGCGGCTGGCGCCGGAGGCGAGCTTTGGTCGCTCCTGACGCAGCGTCCGTCGTTCATCAGCATCGAAAGTCTCAGGCAGGCCGCGCATCCGGCACGCTACAGCAACCGGCGTTCGGTGGACGAGCTTGGCATGACCTACCGTCCATTTGATGAAACGCTTCGAAGCGCCATTCTATAA